One region of Purpureocillium takamizusanense chromosome 4, complete sequence genomic DNA includes:
- the ECM16 gene encoding RNA helicase (EggNog:ENOG503NVZR~BUSCO:EOG092610VI~COG:A~antiSMASH:Cluster_4.4) has translation MAKFVPRQRKHRVLARQKASENAVRRDDHEAQDTNQELLPAEKKARDDRERRARMKDELRQDGVKVSGKKAKRLEKYIDNKLRKDENRELLAKLAARKVDTSLFTSSRSLGQGRETTKQLISRALREKRAGIQGEEADDVLFERREEADTEEGDDDDELDDDSGDAAIDEPIPNKSAAEQITVPTFAAAPSAPITVGSGLKRPLDVDDEGRPVIKKRQKRGGVKTKIHTSAPDPLAYDDEDDGDGSEDEEWEGFSDADAKSKGPEDGPSEDDSSGSGDDEEDSDLGSSDESSDESVGDNEDGPPRQSAFKSWALQQRNEALGFKPTSAATTSLQIPKPENFVPRAPEQDPLPMELKPGIRTDRKAYSVTVTRTPDIQEARLQLPVVSEEQRLMEAIHNNDIVVICGATGSGKTTQVPQFLYEAGYGSPDSPTPGLIGITQPRRVAAVSMAKRVAEELGDHGKSVAYQIRFEGSVDANTAIKFMTDGVLLREVAQDIALRKYSAIIIDEAHERSVNTDILIGMLSRVIKLRAELAQEDPTIKPLKLIIMSATLRIEDLTMNTKLFATPPPVLEVEGRQHPVTIHFARKTHHDYVEEAFRKISRGHQKLPPGGFLVFLTGRNEIIQLSKRLKAAFGGLHSAEGPKVQISAADAPVEVDDIEFGDVDDYDSDDRDGLSSDEEDEEEFQVEEDQEEAPLKMQILPLYSLLPTREQMRVFEPAPDGTRQIILATNVAETSLTIPGTRFVFDCGRSKERHYDRLSGVQSYDIGWISKASAKQRSGRAGRTGPGHCYRLYSSAVYERDFAAFADPEVLRMPIEGVTLQLKAMNLQNVVNFPFPTPPDRQSLAKSEKLLTYLSALSPSGQVTDIGKTMSIFPLSPRFARILLVGHLHDCLPYTIAMIAGLSVPEVFLPENQAIPTLAAKDGTEIRTNSDVIAENRQAEARKMFNEVHKTFCFLDDRSDAIKLLQVVGEFAHDPTEQWCESHFVRFKVLKETQLLRRQITELLRTNVAAFANLKYQEKLDAPTPKQVSALKQMVARGFVDQVALRADMAPNPPEQYRKPRRAIDVPYIPLVPLSSGGDGLVYIHPTSPLAHLSPQECPEYIVYSQLQRATPSGLDPEKKPKTRMLALTDVTGGQLSGLAKGTPLISYGKPIKELKTTTLASGEMTRECWVVPYLRAEGTGGQGWPLPAKKVTQKKVAGKGWVVQ, from the coding sequence ATGGCCAAATTCGTCCCTCGGCAGCGCAAGCACAGGGTGCTCGCGCGCCAAAAGGCCAGCGAAAATGCTGTCCGGCGCGATGATCACGAAGCCCAGGATACCAATCAGGAGCTGCTCCCggccgagaagaaggcgcGCGATGACAGAGAGAGGAGGGCGCGCATGAAAGACGAGCTGCGCCAGGATGGTGTCAAAGTAAGCGGCAAAAAGGCCAAGCGCCTCGAAAAGTACATCGACAACAAGTTGCGCAAAGACGAGAATCGCGAGTTGCTGGCCAAGTTGGCCGCGCGGAAAGTCGACACAAGTCTcttcaccagcagcaggtcaTTGGGACAGGGCCGCGAGACGACGAAGCAGCTGATCTCACGGGCGTTGCGCGAGAAGCGCGCCGGCATCCAAGGTgaagaggccgacgatgTGCTCTTtgagaggagggaggaagcGGACACGGAAGaaggtgacgacgacgacgaactcgacgacgattcgggcgacgccgcgatCGACGAACCGATACCAAACAAGTCAGCGGCAGAACAGATTACGGTCCCCACGTTTGCGGCGGCACCATCTGCCCCGATTACTGTCGGCTCGGGCCTGAAGCGGCCGCTcgatgtcgacgatgagggcaGGCCAGTCATCAAGAAAAGGCAAAAGAGGGGCGGTGTAAAAACTAAAATACACACGTCTGCCCCAGACCCCTTGGCTtatgacgacgaggacgacggggatGGATCCGAGGATGAAGAGTGGGAGGGCTTCAGCGACGCTGATGCCAAGAGCAAGGGTCCCGAGGACGGCCCATCGGAAGACGATTCAAGCGGGagcggtgacgacgaggaagactCTGACCTCGGGTCAAGCGACGAAAGTTCTGATGAGTCTGTTGGCGATAACGAAGATGGGCCTCCAAGACAATCAGCCTTTAAGAGCTgggccctgcagcagcgcaacGAGGCCCTTGGTTTCAAACCTACCAGTGCTGCGACAACGAGCCTACAAATACCAAAACCCGAAAACTTCGTGCCTCGTGCTCCCGAGCAGGACCCTCTTCCAATGGAGCTGAAGCCCGGGATACGGACTGATCGAAAAGCCTACAGCGTCACCGTCACGAGGACTCCAGATATTCAGGAGGCCCGACTGCAGCTTCCCGTTGTCTCCGAGGAACAGCGACTAATGGAGGCAATTCACAACAACGATATTGTTGTCATTTGCGGTGCCACGGGCTCCGGTAAGACGACACAAGTACCGCAATTCTTGTATGAAGCAGGCTACGGGTCCCCAGATTCGCCCACCCCCGGTTTGATTGGCATTACGCAGCCGCGCCGAGTTGCCGCGGTCAGTATGGCTAAACGAGTTGCCGAAGAGCTAGGCGACCACGGCAAGTCGGTTGCCTACCAGATTCGGTTCGAAGGCTCCGTCGATGCGAACACGGCCATCAAGTTCATGACTGACGGTGTGTTGCTGCGGGAAGTCGCGCAAGACATTGCCCTACGCAAGTATTCCGCCATCATCATTGATGAGGCTCACGAGAGGAGCGTCAATACGGACATCCTCATTGGCATGCTCAGCCGTGTCATCAAGCTGCGCGCTGAACTGGCTCAGGAGGACCCGACGATTAAGCCGTTGAAACTAATCATCATGTCGGCCACGCTCAGAATAGAGGACCTGACCATGAACACCAAGTTGTTcgcaacaccaccgccggtTCTTGAAGTGgaggggcggcagcatccCGTTACTATTCACTTCGCCAGGAAGACACACCATGATTACGTGGAAGAAGCATTCCGCAAGATCAGCAGGGGCCACCAAAAACTTCCTCCGGGTGGTTTCCTTGTGTTTCTCACTGGTCGCAACGAAATCATCCAGCTGAGCAAGCGACTCAAGGCGGCCTTTGGCGGTCTTCATTCGGCCGAAGGCCCAAAAGTACAGATATCTGCAGCTGATGCTCCGGTAGAAGTCGATGATATCGAGTTCGGTGATGTGGACGActacgacagcgacgacagaGACGGGCTGTCGTCtgatgaggaagacgaggaagagtTCCAGGTCGAAGAAGACCAAGAAGAGGCGCCGTTGAAGATGCAGATACTCCCGCTGTACTCGCTTTTGCCAACGAGAGAGCAGATGCGAGTCTTCGAGCCCGCGCCTGATGGAACGCGACAAATCATTCTAGCGACCAACGTCGCAGAGACAAGTTTGACTATTCCCGGGACGAGGTTCGTCTTCGACTGCGGCCGATCCAAGGAGCGACACTACGACCGCCTGAGTGGCGTCCAGAGCTATGACATTGGGTGGATCAGCAAAGCCAGCGCAAAGCAGCGGTCGGGCCGCGCAGGTCGAACGGGCCCAGGTCACTGCTATAGGCTGTACTCATCGGCTGTGTACGAGAGAGACTTTGCTGCGTTTGCGGATCCCGAGGTGCTACGCATGCCAATTGAGGGTGTGACGCTGCAGCTCAAGGCGATGAACCTCCAGAACGTGGTCAACTTTCCTTTCCCAACCCCTCCGGATAGACAGAGCCTGGCCAAGTCGGAGAAGCTTCTCACATATCTATCCGCTCTGTCGCCGTCTGGCCAGGTGACGGACATTGGTAAGACCATGTCCATCTTCCCACTCTCCCCAAGGTTTGCGCGCATCCTGCTGGTCGGCCACCTACACGACTGCCTCCCGTACACGATTGCGATGATCGCCGGGTTGTCCGTTCCGGAAGTCTTCCTCCCGGAGAACCAGGCCATCCCCACCTTAGCAGCAAAGGATGGCACGGAGATCAGGACAAACTCCGATGTCATCGCGGAGAACCGCCAGGCAGAGGCTCGCAAGATGTTCAATGAGGTCCACAAGACATTCTGCTTCTTGGATGATAGGTCAGATGCAATCAAGCTTCTCCAGGTAGTGGGCGAATTCGCCCACGATCCTACAGAGCAGTGGTGTGAGAGCCACTTTGTGCGATTCAAGGTCCTGAAGGagacgcagctgctgcgcagGCAGATCACCGAGCTCCTCCGAACCAACGTCGCGGCCTTTGCCAACCTCAAGTATCAGGAGAAGCTGGATGCGCCCACGCCAAAGCAGGTCAGCGCGCTGAAGCAAATGGTGGCGCGTGGCTTTGTTGACCAGGTCGCTCTACGTGCGGACATGGCGCCGAACCCGCCGGAGCAGTACCGCAAACCCAGACGGGCAATCGACGTGCCCTACATACCGCTTGTTCCGCTGAGTTcggggggcgacggcctcgtgtACATTCATCCAACATCGCCGCTTGCTCATCTGAGTCCGCAAGAGTGCCCCGAGTACATTGTGTActcgcagctgcagcgcgccacACCATCTGGCCTCGACCCAGAGAAGAAGCCCAAGACGAGGATGCTCGCGCTGACGGACGTGACGGGCGGCCAGCTGTCGGGCCTCGCCAAGGGTACCCCGCTCATAAGCTACGGCAAGCCcatcaaggagctcaagacgACGACACTGGCATCGGGCGAGATGACGAGGGAGTGTTGGGTGGTTCCCTATTTGAGGGCTGAAGGGACTGGCGGCCAGGGGTGGCCACTGCCAGCCAAGAAGGTCACACAGAAAAAGGTGGCTGGCAAGGGCTGGGTTGTCCAGTAA
- a CDS encoding uncharacterized protein (COG:S~EggNog:ENOG503P48Q), protein MDLLGTIRKSGSRGGVNFSWDEVASSSHRENYLGHSLKAPVGRWQKGKDLNWYAKADEDAATAAADGDETTEERLERERREELRKIKEAEEDAIARTLGLPPPHRNTTGANATEVGTQRAIGPASGPPAGLVAAEPATRRERSRRDSDTERRERRRHRSRSRSRERRHRRRSRDRDDDRVRNRSRDRHDRGNGDERSRSRDEDRRGRRHRDGGRERSRERRRSTSREHRKRSRSPARRGRDER, encoded by the exons ATGGACCTGCTCGGTACCATCCGCAAGTCCGggtcccgcggcggcgtcaacttCAGCTGGGACGAAGTcgccagctcgtcgcacCGCGAAAACTACCTCGGCCACAGCCTCAAGGCGCCCGTCGGGCGATGGCAAAAGGGCAAGGACCTCAACTGGTACGCCAAGGcagacgaagacgccgccaccgcggccgccgacggcgacgagacgaccgaggagcgcctcgaaCGCGAGCGCAGGGAAGAGCTGCGCAAgatcaaggaggccgaggaggacgccaTCGCGCGCACACtgggcctgccgccgccgcatagGAACACCAcgggcgccaacgccaccgaGGTCGGCACGCAGAGGGCCATCGGGCCGGCGAGCGGACCGCCTGCGGGTTTGGTTGCGGCGGAGCCTGCTACCAGACGGGAGCGGTCCCGGCGGGACAGCGATACGGAGaggcgagagcggcgacgacaccggagccgcagccgcagccgcgagaggaggcatcgacggcgcagcagggATCGCGATGACGACCGGGTGAGAAACCGCAGCCGCGATAGGCACGACAGGGGcaatggcgacgagcgcag CCGTAGCCGGGACGAGGACcggagggggaggcgacATAGAGATGGGGGACGGGAGCGGAGtagggagcggcggcgttcGACGTCGAGGGAGCACCGGAAACGTAGCAGGAGTCCGGCTCGTCGTGGGAGAGACGAGCGATGA
- a CDS encoding uncharacterized protein (EggNog:ENOG503NYFT~COG:Q), with product MAGVAVGSGWALRGVSTRVRDREERLPPPSTLDNHCPGTLCCISAIPFIMTLFPGVALVTGAASGIGKQVAISFAAEGCRKVALLDRDVPALEDTKARAEAAAPEGVEILSLAVDVLDEGDIEAAFDQVIGKFGRVDYAVNCAGIYRTDKVSHELSPAEFDNIMGINTRGLWLCSRQALKHMVSQEPLPTHDGRPGNRGSVVNISSNLGIVSKEGSPAYNASKTAIVSLTRSDAIDYAPHNIRVNCVCPGIIDTPLTADIPEDSPGVLTAPMKRKGTPQEVADAVLFLSNPKASFILGANLLVDGGYVIH from the exons ATGGCAGGAGTAGCAGTTGGTAGCGGTTGGGCTTTGAGAGGTGTCTCTACACGGGTACGAGATCGTGAGGAGCGCCTTCCTCCCCCGTCAACACTGGACAACCACTGCCCAGGCACACTGTGTTGCATTTCAG CGATTCCATTCATCATGACGCTGTTCCCTGGTGTGGCGCTGGTCACCGGCGCAGCCTCCG GCATTGGGAAGCAAGTGGCCAtctccttcgccgccgagggctgTCGTAAGGTGGCCCTCTTGGACCGCGACGtgcccgccctcgaggacaccaaggcgcgggccgaggccgcggcgcccgagggTGTGGAGATTCTCTCGCTGGCGGTGGATGTGCTCGATGAGGGGGACATTGAAGCCGCATTTGACCAGGTGATTGGCAAGTTTGGCCGCGTCGACTATGCCGTCAACTGTGCCG GCATCTACCGCACCGATAAGGTGTCACACGagctctcgcccgccgagtTCGACAACATCATGGGCATCAACACGCGCGGGCTGTGGCTCTGCTCCCGCCAGGCGCTCAAACACATGGTTTCGCAGGAGCCTCTGCCGACGCATGACGGGCGACCCGGGAACAGGGGCTCGGTGGTCAACATTAGCAGCAACCTGGGCATCGTCAGCAAGGAAGGCTCGC CTGCGTACAATGCCTCCAAGACGGCGATTGTGAGCCTCACGAGGTCGGATGCTATCGAT TACGCTCCGCACAATATCCGAGTCAACTGCGTCTGTCCCGGCATCATCGA CACTCCGTTGACGGCCGACATCCCGGAGGACTCCCCCGGCGTCCTCACAGCGCCCATGAAGAGGAAAGGCACGCCCCAGGAAGTTGCCGATGCGGTGCTCTTCCTGTCCAACCCCAAGGCGTccttcatcctcggcgcgAACTTGTTGGTGGACGGCGGCTACGTGATTCACTAG
- a CDS encoding uncharacterized protein (EggNog:ENOG503NYFT~COG:Q) has translation MTLFPGVALVTGAASGIGKQVAISFAAEGCRKVALLDRDVPALEDTKARAEAAAPEGVEILSLAVDVLDEGDIEAAFDQVIGKFGRVDYAVNCAGIYRTDKVSHELSPAEFDNIMGINTRGLWLCSRQALKHMVSQEPLPTHDGRPGNRGSVVNISSNLGIVSKEGSPAYNASKTAIVSLTRSDAIDYAPHNIRVNCVCPGIIDTPLTADIPEDSPGVLTAPMKRKGTPQEVADAVLFLSNPKASFILGANLLVDGGYVIH, from the exons ATGACGCTGTTCCCTGGTGTGGCGCTGGTCACCGGCGCAGCCTCCG GCATTGGGAAGCAAGTGGCCAtctccttcgccgccgagggctgTCGTAAGGTGGCCCTCTTGGACCGCGACGtgcccgccctcgaggacaccaaggcgcgggccgaggccgcggcgcccgagggTGTGGAGATTCTCTCGCTGGCGGTGGATGTGCTCGATGAGGGGGACATTGAAGCCGCATTTGACCAGGTGATTGGCAAGTTTGGCCGCGTCGACTATGCCGTCAACTGTGCCG GCATCTACCGCACCGATAAGGTGTCACACGagctctcgcccgccgagtTCGACAACATCATGGGCATCAACACGCGCGGGCTGTGGCTCTGCTCCCGCCAGGCGCTCAAACACATGGTTTCGCAGGAGCCTCTGCCGACGCATGACGGGCGACCCGGGAACAGGGGCTCGGTGGTCAACATTAGCAGCAACCTGGGCATCGTCAGCAAGGAAGGCTCGC CTGCGTACAATGCCTCCAAGACGGCGATTGTGAGCCTCACGAGGTCGGATGCTATCGAT TACGCTCCGCACAATATCCGAGTCAACTGCGTCTGTCCCGGCATCATCGA CACTCCGTTGACGGCCGACATCCCGGAGGACTCCCCCGGCGTCCTCACAGCGCCCATGAAGAGGAAAGGCACGCCCCAGGAAGTTGCCGATGCGGTGCTCTTCCTGTCCAACCCCAAGGCGTccttcatcctcggcgcgAACTTGTTGGTGGACGGCGGCTACGTGATTCACTAG
- a CDS encoding uncharacterized protein (EggNog:ENOG503P6F2~antiSMASH:Cluster_4.4), giving the protein MATSDVRQDSFPVPSRRASGLVNGVATEVTSLNFSDKILVTISQEGRLSQWVQVPLTGSAAGLVEMTLPTASHGLMPSTHLTPTTLLGGGGDDRETLGQLYAAQIASRLSLQSPEDRRTLVLGLGLVKVDTEREAFFDLFELAQKVL; this is encoded by the exons ATGGCGACATCGGATGTGCGGCAAGACAGCTTCCCAGTTCCCAGCCGTCGCGCCTCAGGActcgtcaacggcgtcgcGACCGAGGTCACGTCATTAAACTTCTCAGACAAGATCCTCGTCACCATAAGCCAAGAAGGCCGACTCTCACAATGG GTCCAAGTTCCGCTGACCGGCTCTGCCGCGGGCCTTGTTGAAATGACGCTGCCCACAGCGAGCCACGGCCTCATGCCATCGACGCATCTGACGCCCACGACGCTCTtaggcggcggaggagacgATAGGGAAACCCTCGGACAGCTCTACGCCGCGCAGATCGCGAGTCGCTTGTCGCTACAGTCGCCCGAGGATAGGAGGACACTTgtgcttggccttgggctgGTTAAGGTTGACACGGAGCGTGAGGCCTTCTTCGACCTGTTTGAGCTGGCTCAAAAGGTGCTGTGA
- a CDS encoding uncharacterized protein (COG:E~SMCOG1038:phenylalanine-specific permease~EggNog:ENOG503PCAB~TransMembrane:12 (i41-64o70-96i117-141o161-181i188-210o230-250i271-300o320-341i369-390o396-418i438-459o465-485i)~antiSMASH:Cluster_4.4), translated as MTKEPEPSDSVSLQASGYTEKGVTAHVENEKLVKRYSPLSVIAFAFTTTNSWVAFGSGLAVPLACGGGPGLIYGLVAAGVVMAVIGVGFAELASAFPSAGGQYHIVYMVFPPRVRRVVAFVTAWLTIIYIMAALASCNFFVASSILDLVSLWHPGYKAQAWQTYLLHILLCIVGFVATSLYPSAIGRLGITVFWLSLAGFVASLATILAVSEKKQPGSVVFADYENASGWSDGWAFFMAITGCLWAYSGVDGPTHLAEEVHNPSRNVPNAIFLTIGLGIITVLAWNIALMFVVVDVGAIIESTVPILEVYNQALNSRVATTIWTVYYIIMFYEIVLNLFIFGGRTVWSLSRDGGVPFSKYFLHLNHASPIRATAVILALEIVVGVLYVASTTAYTSFINLTLFALNITVVVPQAVLLFRGRACLPERAFSLGKLGYPVNALATLFLVFTSVTLCFPSFAHPTPSSMNYLIVVAAVGVALISAFWWGGLRVRFTGPSVHISRGPVEIDT; from the coding sequence ATGACCAAAGAACCCGAGCCGTCCGACTCCGTATCCCTGCAGGCCTCTGGCTACACCGAAAAGGGCGTCACCGCCCACGTGGAGAATGAGAAGCTAGTGAAGCGGTACAGCCCGCTCTCCGTCATCGCCTTtgccttcaccaccaccaactcGTGGGTGGCCTTCGGGTCCGGGCTGGCCGTGCCCCtggcctgcggcggcggcccgggcctGATAtacgggctcgtcgccgccggcgtcgtcatggccgtcatTGGCGTCGGCTTCGCGGAGCTGGCGTCTGCGTTCCCCTCCGCCGGTGGGCAGTACCACATCGTCTACATGGTCTTCCCGCCGCGGGtccggcgcgtcgtcgccttcgtcaCCGCCTGGCTGACCATCATCTacatcatggccgcgctggcctCGTGCAACTTCTTCGTCGCGAGCTCCATCCTCGACTTGGTCAGTCTGTGGCACCCGGGCTACAAGGCCCAAGCATGGCAGACGTACCTGCTGCACATCTTGCTGTGCATCGTCGGGTTCGTGGCCACCTCCCTGTACCCGTCGGCCATCGGTCGCCTTGGCATTACCGTGTTCTGGCTCTCACTGGCCGGGTTTGTGGCGTCTCTGGCCACCATCCTCGCGGTCagcgagaagaagcagcccGGATcggtcgtcttcgccgacTACGAAAACGCCAGCGGCTGGTCCGACGGCTGGGCCTTCTTCATGGCCATCACGGGCTGCCTGTGGGCTtacagcggcgtcgacggccccaCGCAtctggccgaggaggtgcACAACCCGAGTCGCAACGTCCCGAACGCCATATTCCTGACCATTGGCCTGGGCATCATCACGGTGCTGGCGTGGAACATTGCCCTCAtgtttgtcgtcgtcgacgtcggtgCCATCATCGAGTCCACCGTGCCTATCTTGGAAGTCTACAACCAGGCCCTGAACTCGCGCGTCGCGACGACTATCTGGACCGTCTACTACATCATCATGTTTTACGAAATCGTCCTCAACCTCTTCATCTTCGGCGGCCGCACCGTGTGGTCCCTATCGCGCGACGGGGGTGTGCCATTCTCCAAATATTTCTTGCATCTCAACCATGCGAGCCCTATCCGAGCGACGGCCGTCATCCTGGCCTTGGAAattgtcgtcggcgtcctctaCGTGGCCTCGACAACAGCATACACGAGCTTCATCAACCTCACGTTGTTTGCGCTCaacatcaccgtcgtcgtgccgcaGGCTGTGCTGCTCTTCCGCGGACGTGCCTGCTTGCCCGAGAGAGCCTTTTCGCTTGGCAAGCTCGGATATCCCGTCAACGCCCTGGCGACTCTTTTCCTGGTCTTCACTTCCGTGACGCTGTGCTTTCCGTCATTTGCCCACCCGACCCCATCTTCGATGAATTATCTCATCGTGGTAGCCGCGGTCGGCGTCGCTCTGATCTCGGCATTTTGGTGGGGTGGACTAAGAGTGCGGTTTACTGGCCCTTCAGTGCATATTAGTAGAGGGCCCGTGGAGATTGATACTTAA
- the MED6 gene encoding Mediator of RNA polymerase II transcription subunit 6 (COG:K~BUSCO:EOG09264S40~EggNog:ENOG503P0AP) translates to MAANPNDPPLDEIQWRSPPLLAQMGGLHSNTILFYFAESPFFERTSNNAVITNQAMNNMSMYHYIQTREAFEGRLKTMSGLEFIVGEEPAETGPGMGSGVWVIRKQTRRKRYQEDDEITVHASFFVVGENIYMAPTLADILASRIMTISSAIAKALPEAENARKWRPSTGNVYYLPGSQSQTRTKGQTSTAATPMPESQPSQPSQPSQLKSAPAPQKHDELSLERASEEAFLIHMRHGGEYIDENPITGRPGEFHLSSTGRKAVPPPKASAESGIGAMNGPTAINTKFDDKKDGKGEKTPKSATMPKPKRRKSRMSNVPTPAQTPGAS, encoded by the exons atggccgccaaccCAAACGACCCGCCGCTGGACGAGATCCAATGGCGCTCTCCGCCCCTCCTCGCGCAAATGGGCGGCCTGCACTCCAACACGATCCTCTTCTACTTCGCCGAGTCGCCCTTCTTCGAGCGCACTTCCAACaacgccgtcatcaccaaTCAGGCCATGAACAACATGTCCATGTACCACTACATCCAGACCCGCGAGGCCTTTGAGGGCCGCCTCAAGACCATGTCCGGCCTCGAGttcatcgtcggcgaggagcccgccGAGACGGGGCCCGGCATGGGCTCCGGCGTCTGGGTCATTCGCAAGCAGACCCGTCGGAAGCGCTACCAGGAGGATGACGAGATCACAGTGCATGCGTCCTTTTTCGTGGTCGGGGAGAACATCTAcatggcgccgacgctgGCGGACATTCTGGCGTCTCGAATC ATGACGATATCTtcggccatcgccaaggcccTTCCAGAAGCAGAGAACGCACGCAagtggcggccgtcgactgGAAACGTCTACTACCTGCCGGGAAGCCAGAGCCAAACTCGGACAAAAGGACAAACATCGACCGCCGCAACACCCATGCCTGAGAGCCAGCCCAGTCAACCAAGCCAGCCGAGCCAGCTCAAATCCGCACCAGCGCCTCAGAAACACGACGAGCTATCACTGGAGAGGGCATCTGAGGAAGCATTCCTCATTCATATGCGTCACGGCGGAGAATACATCGACGAGAACCCCATCACCGGCCGCCCGGGCGAGTTCCACCTCTCCTCCACCGGTCGCaaggcggtgccgccgcccaaggcaAGCGCCGAGTCAGGCATAGGAGCCATGAACGGGCCCACGGCCATCAACACAAAGTtcgacgacaagaaggacGGCAAGGGAGAAAAGACGCCcaagtcggcgacgatgccgaagCCCAAGCGTAGGAAAAGTCGGATGAGCAACGTACCGACTCCGGCGCAGACCCCTGGAGCATCTTGA